Within Coffea arabica cultivar ET-39 chromosome 4e, Coffea Arabica ET-39 HiFi, whole genome shotgun sequence, the genomic segment ATTTTCTGCCTTGGATCTAAAATGGCAGCAATAGCCATTAACAAATTGCATTCGCCCCATTATTTGTCGAACTTGGCCTTCATCTTTCTAATCATAGCTCGGATGAagtcattttcatcattttctcgaGAATCTAAGAGTTTCTTAATTTTCACAGCCTCTTGAAGGAATAAATTGCTCGTAGGATATTCACTCCCGGATATCACATGCGTGGCTGCCCAAAATTTCTCTAACACAGAGCACACTTTTTCTGCCTTTTCCCAATCCTCATAAGCTGGACAGGAATCATAGAGTGGATCTCTATCTTGAAAACGAGGAAAAACATCTTTGAACTTCATAGCACAGCTTAGCATTTCGAAGGTGGCATTCCATCTTGTTCGACAATCATAAAGCAACTTTTTCCCGGGTATTTGAAGTTGTTGTGCAATCTCAGCGAACAACAATAATCTGGTCTCTGAGCGATTGACAAAATCGACGCTGTCCCTAATTTTGTTTACAATGTCCGCAATCTCAGAAAGGCCTAAGGTTCAAGATGTGCGCACAGCATCGAACATGAAACAACTTGCCGCCACCTAATAGTTTCTTCGATCTACTAAAATCATCCCGCAAAACTCTAATAGCCACATCATTGGCTGAAGCATTATCAACtgaaattgtgtgtattttttgCTCAATACCCCAATCCTTCACACACTTGAAGAGTGAAGCAGCAATCTCAACCCCTCGTCTAGGAGGTGGTATGTGAACAAAGTTGAGCACTCTCTTTTGTAGCTTCCAATCTGAGTCAATCCAATGGCCAATAATAACCATATATTCGATCTTTTGATTTTTAGATTTCCAAAGATCGGTTGTGAGGCTTACCTTTTTCACATTTCTTAACTTTTTCTTCAGCTTCTTTTTCTCAAGTTCATAGACTGCCACACAATCATTTTTTGCTACTCCTCTAATGATCTTTTGCCACTCGAGCATGCCACGCTTTAGGAAAATATTCAAACCTTCTTCTTCAAGAATGGTGAAGGGATGTTCGTGCATCACAATCCAATGTGCAGCGGCTTCTCTCATTTTCTCCATGTCAAATTTTCCGGTATGCAACGGTGGTATAGAAGGAAATGCATCATCAGCCGGCTGAAAGTTCAGTTTCGTTTGTTGTGCAGCTTGTCTTAAACTTGCTTTTCTAGATGGACATGAGTTTCGGTGCCGCCACAAGCTAGTTGTTTGCTTTGATTTACCCCTCGATAGCTTTTTATTGCAGTAACGGCAAATGGCATAGTAATTGCCATTTTCTTCAAATTCGTTG encodes:
- the LOC140005676 gene encoding zinc finger BED domain-containing protein RICESLEEPER 2-like; this translates as MNPGNMMTNPITQSTPLGNIQEGQEAVVIDDNNEEGENDKLDEDGEFHIPKRNKTSEAWEDFNEFEENGNYYAICRYCNKKLSRGKSKQTTSLWRHRNSCPSRKASLRQAAQQTKLNFQPADDAFPSIPPLHTGKFDMEKMREAAAHWIVMHEHPFTILEEEGLNIFLKRGMLEWQKIIRGVAKNDCVAVYELEKKKLKKKLRNVKKVSLTTDLWKSKNQKIEYMVIIGHWIDSDWKLQKRVLNFVHIPPPRRGVEIAASLFKCVKDWGIEQKIHTISVDNASANDVAIRVLRDDFSRSKKLLGGGLSEIADIVNKIRDSVDFVNRSETRLLLFAEIAQQLQIPGKKLLYDCRTRWNATFEMLSCAMKFKDVFPRFQDRDPLYDSCPAYEDWEKAEKVCSVLEKFWAATHVISGSEYPTSNLFLQEAVKIKKLLDSRENDENDFIRAMIRKMKAKFDK